A window of Pantoea agglomerans contains these coding sequences:
- a CDS encoding YhdT family protein, translating into MDWRFLQANKEARWALYLTLAYLAVWGLSAWLGGDETGVTGLPRWFELSCVFAPLLFIVLCWLMVRLVFRDMPLEDNDGK; encoded by the coding sequence ATGGACTGGCGTTTTCTGCAAGCGAATAAAGAGGCGCGCTGGGCGCTCTACCTGACGCTGGCCTATCTGGCCGTCTGGGGCCTCTCCGCCTGGCTGGGCGGCGATGAAACGGGCGTGACGGGATTGCCGCGCTGGTTTGAACTCTCCTGCGTGTTTGCTCCACTGCTGTTTATCGTGCTGTGCTGGCTGATGGTGCGTCTGGTATTCCGCGATATGCCGCTAGAGGATAACGATGGAAAGTGA
- the accC gene encoding acetyl-CoA carboxylase biotin carboxylase subunit: MLDKIVIANRGEIALRILRACKELGIKTVAVHSTADRDLKHVLLADETVCIGPAQSVKSYLNIPALISAAEITGAVAIHPGYGFLSENADFAEQVERSGFIFIGPKADTIRLMGDKVSAITAMKKAGVPTVPGSDGSLGDDMEKNRAIAKRIGYPVIIKASGGGGGRGMRVVRSDKDLEQSINMTKAEAKAAFNNDMVYMEKYLENPRHIEIQVLADGQGNAIYLAERDCSMQRRHQKVVEEAPAPGITPELRRYIGERCSNACIEIGYRGAGTFEFLYENGEFYFIEMNTRIQVEHPVTEMITGVDLIKEQLRIAAGQPLSIKQEDVIIRGHAVECRINAEDPNTFLPSPGKITRFHAPGGFGVRWESHIYAGYSVPPYYDSMIGKLICYGETRDVAIARMKNALAELIIDGIKTNIELQMRIMSDEYFQQGGTNIHYLEKKLGLYDK; encoded by the coding sequence ATGCTGGATAAAATTGTCATTGCTAACCGCGGTGAAATCGCGCTGCGTATTCTCCGCGCCTGTAAAGAGCTGGGCATCAAGACCGTGGCGGTGCACTCCACCGCTGACCGCGATCTGAAACATGTGCTGCTGGCGGACGAAACCGTCTGCATCGGCCCGGCTCAGTCGGTTAAAAGCTATCTCAACATCCCGGCGCTGATCTCCGCCGCCGAAATCACCGGCGCGGTCGCTATCCACCCCGGCTACGGCTTTCTCTCTGAGAATGCTGATTTCGCCGAGCAGGTTGAGCGTTCCGGCTTTATCTTTATCGGCCCGAAAGCTGACACTATCCGCCTGATGGGTGACAAAGTGTCCGCGATTACCGCGATGAAGAAAGCGGGCGTGCCGACCGTACCGGGTTCCGACGGCTCGCTGGGCGACGACATGGAGAAAAACCGCGCTATCGCCAAGCGTATCGGTTATCCGGTCATCATCAAGGCGTCTGGCGGCGGCGGCGGTCGCGGCATGCGCGTCGTGCGCAGCGATAAGGATCTTGAGCAGTCCATCAACATGACGAAAGCGGAAGCCAAAGCGGCTTTCAACAACGACATGGTTTACATGGAGAAGTATCTCGAGAACCCGCGCCATATCGAGATTCAGGTGCTGGCCGACGGCCAGGGCAACGCTATCTATCTGGCCGAGCGCGACTGCTCTATGCAGCGTCGTCACCAGAAAGTAGTTGAAGAAGCCCCCGCGCCGGGCATTACGCCGGAACTGCGTCGCTACATCGGCGAACGCTGCTCAAACGCCTGTATCGAAATCGGCTACCGTGGCGCAGGCACCTTCGAGTTCCTGTATGAAAACGGTGAGTTCTACTTTATCGAGATGAACACCCGTATTCAGGTTGAGCATCCGGTTACCGAGATGATCACCGGCGTGGATCTGATCAAAGAGCAGCTGCGTATCGCTGCTGGTCAGCCGCTCTCTATCAAGCAGGAAGATGTGATTATTCGCGGCCATGCGGTCGAGTGCCGTATTAACGCGGAAGATCCCAACACCTTCCTGCCGAGCCCGGGCAAAATCACCCGTTTCCACGCGCCAGGCGGCTTTGGCGTGCGCTGGGAATCGCACATCTACGCCGGCTACAGCGTGCCGCCGTACTATGATTCCATGATCGGCAAGCTGATCTGCTATGGCGAAACCCGTGACGTGGCGATTGCCCGCATGAAAAACGCGCTGGCTGAGCTTATCATCGACGGCATCAAGACCAACATTGAGCTGCAGATGCGCATCATGTCCGACGAATACTTCCAGCAGGGTGGCACCAACATCCACTATCTGGAAAAGAAACTCGGACTGTACGATAAGTAA
- the accB gene encoding acetyl-CoA carboxylase biotin carboxyl carrier protein, with translation MDIRKIKKLIELVEESGIAELEISEGEESVRISRAPANVGYPVMQQAYAAPAPQPALATAVAPIAAPVVESAKPAEISGHIVRSPMVGTFYRTPSPDAKAFIEIGQKVNAGDTLCIVEAMKMMNQIEADKSGVVKAILVESGQPVEFDEPLVVIE, from the coding sequence ATGGATATTCGTAAAATTAAAAAACTGATCGAACTGGTTGAAGAATCCGGCATCGCTGAGCTGGAAATTTCTGAGGGCGAAGAGTCCGTTCGTATCAGCCGTGCACCTGCCAATGTGGGTTATCCCGTTATGCAGCAGGCTTACGCCGCGCCGGCTCCGCAGCCTGCGTTAGCCACCGCCGTCGCGCCGATCGCAGCGCCGGTCGTAGAGTCCGCTAAGCCTGCTGAAATCAGCGGCCATATCGTGCGTTCGCCGATGGTCGGCACCTTCTACCGCACGCCGAGCCCGGATGCGAAAGCCTTTATTGAAATCGGACAGAAAGTTAACGCTGGCGACACGCTCTGCATCGTTGAAGCGATGAAGATGATGAACCAGATCGAAGCCGATAAATCTGGCGTCGTAAAAGCCATTCTGGTCGAAAGCGGCCAGCCGGTTGAATTTGACGAGCCGCTGGTCGTCATCGAATAA
- the aroQ gene encoding type II 3-dehydroquinate dehydratase, protein MAHKFHILLLNGPNLNLLGTREPEKYGRTTLQQIVSDLAAQADQLDVELSHLQSNAEYQLIDRIHEARGNVDYIIINPAAFTHTSVALRDALLAVSIPFIEVHLSNVHAREPFRHHSYLSDVSAGVICGLGADGYSWALQTAVKRLSHSN, encoded by the coding sequence ATGGCGCATAAATTTCACATTCTGCTTTTGAACGGTCCCAACCTTAATTTGCTGGGCACGCGCGAGCCGGAAAAGTATGGTCGCACCACGCTGCAGCAAATCGTCAGCGATTTAGCTGCGCAGGCGGACCAGCTTGACGTGGAACTGAGCCATTTGCAGTCCAATGCGGAATATCAGCTGATCGATCGCATTCATGAGGCCAGAGGCAATGTGGATTACATCATTATTAATCCCGCTGCATTTACGCACACCAGCGTAGCATTGCGCGATGCCCTTCTGGCGGTAAGCATTCCCTTTATCGAGGTGCACCTCTCTAATGTGCACGCGCGTGAACCTTTCCGCCATCACTCCTATCTTTCTGACGTATCCGCCGGCGTGATTTGCGGTTTAGGCGCCGACGGTTACTCATGGGCTTTACAAACGGCAGTAAAACGCCTGTCTCACTCCAATTAA
- the msrQ gene encoding protein-methionine-sulfoxide reductase heme-binding subunit MsrQ: MRLTLKQIVWLKAVLHLAAFLPLVYLFMAASQGWLSADPAKDIQHFTGRMALKLLLGTLLVSPLTRYAKQPLLIRTRRLLGVWTFVWASLHLLSYYLLELGVDNLGLLGRELVSRPYLTLGIVTWLILLALAATSFQRAQRKLGRRWQTLHNFIYLAAILAPVHYLWSVKVLSPQPLLYALGALVLLAWRYKKFRQWLPR, translated from the coding sequence GTGCGCCTGACGCTGAAACAGATCGTCTGGCTGAAGGCGGTCCTGCATCTGGCGGCTTTTTTGCCGCTGGTCTATCTCTTTATGGCGGCGAGCCAGGGCTGGCTGAGCGCCGATCCGGCGAAGGATATTCAGCACTTTACCGGCAGGATGGCGCTGAAGCTGCTGCTGGGCACGCTGCTGGTTTCGCCGCTGACGCGCTACGCGAAGCAGCCGCTGCTAATCCGTACCCGTCGCCTGCTTGGCGTCTGGACCTTTGTCTGGGCCTCTCTTCATCTGCTGAGCTACTACCTGCTGGAGCTGGGCGTCGACAACCTGGGGCTGCTGGGCCGCGAGCTGGTATCGCGTCCTTACCTTACGCTGGGCATCGTAACCTGGCTGATTTTGCTGGCGCTCGCGGCGACGTCGTTCCAGCGCGCCCAGCGCAAGCTCGGCCGCCGCTGGCAAACGCTGCATAACTTTATCTATCTGGCGGCGATCCTCGCCCCCGTTCACTATCTCTGGTCGGTCAAGGTGCTGTCGCCCCAGCCGCTGCTTTACGCGCTGGGTGCGCTGGTGTTGTTAGCGTGGCGTTACAAAAAGTTTCGTCAGTGGCTGCCGCGCTAA
- the msrP gene encoding protein-methionine-sulfoxide reductase catalytic subunit MsrP: MKPTKYLTEADVTPESVFNMRRRQVLKTLGLSAAALGMPGVAQADVLSWFKGNDRPAAPAGRALTFSKPEKYQANLTLTPEDKVSGYNNFYEFGLDKADPAANAGTLKTDPWQLTIDGEVAKPITLDMDDIFKKFAMEQRIYRMRCVEAWSMVVPWVGFELNKLLKLAEPNSNARFVAFQTLYAPDQMPGQKDRFIGGGLNYPYVEGLRLDEAMHPLTLLSTGVYGKALPPQNGAPVRLTVPWKYGFKGIKSIVKITLTRDQPPTTWNQIAANEYGFYANVNPHVDHPRWSQATERFIGPGGTLSVKRQPTLLFNGYADEVASLYRGLDLRENY, translated from the coding sequence CTGAAGCGGACGTTACGCCGGAAAGCGTCTTTAATATGCGGCGCCGCCAGGTGCTGAAAACCCTTGGCCTGAGCGCTGCGGCGCTCGGCATGCCCGGCGTCGCGCAGGCGGACGTGCTGAGCTGGTTTAAAGGCAACGATCGTCCCGCCGCGCCGGCTGGACGTGCGCTGACCTTCAGCAAGCCGGAAAAGTATCAGGCCAACCTGACGCTGACGCCGGAAGATAAGGTCTCGGGCTATAACAACTTCTATGAGTTTGGCCTTGATAAGGCCGATCCGGCCGCCAATGCCGGCACCCTGAAAACCGATCCCTGGCAGCTGACCATCGACGGCGAAGTGGCGAAGCCGATTACGCTGGATATGGACGATATTTTTAAAAAGTTCGCGATGGAGCAGCGTATCTACCGCATGCGCTGCGTCGAGGCCTGGTCGATGGTGGTGCCCTGGGTGGGGTTTGAACTCAATAAGCTGCTGAAGCTGGCGGAGCCCAACAGCAATGCGCGCTTTGTTGCCTTTCAGACGCTCTACGCCCCCGACCAGATGCCGGGGCAGAAGGATCGCTTTATCGGCGGCGGGCTGAACTATCCCTACGTAGAAGGGCTGCGCCTGGATGAGGCGATGCATCCACTGACCCTGCTCAGCACCGGCGTTTATGGCAAAGCGCTGCCGCCGCAGAACGGCGCGCCAGTTCGCCTGACCGTGCCGTGGAAATATGGCTTTAAGGGCATCAAGTCGATCGTCAAAATCACCCTGACGCGCGATCAGCCCCCGACGACCTGGAACCAGATCGCGGCCAATGAATATGGCTTCTATGCCAACGTGAACCCCCATGTCGACCATCCGCGCTGGTCGCAGGCGACCGAGCGCTTTATCGGCCCCGGCGGCACGCTCAGCGTGAAGCGTCAGCCAACGCTGCTGTTCAACGGCTACGCCGACGAGGTGGCCTCGCTCTATCGTGGGCTCGATTTGCGGGAGAACTACTGA